Genomic window (Bradyrhizobium sp. 186):
CTGACCACTCTAAACAACCCCGTCCGTTGCCACGGTTTGCCGTCTCTCCCGAATGGGCTTGCGGCGAACGCGAAACGAAGTCCTGAATCCCTTCTGAAACCAGCGGTAAAAACTTGAGAAAGCTTCCTTGAGAGTTGGAATGCATCAGCGTCACCACCCATTTCTATCTTTTTTGGTTGTTCGAAGATGCCACCAGCATCTTATAAGACGCCACCTTTAGCAGCCGGCGACCACTCTTCACCTGGACAGGCATTCTCGCCGCTATCGCGCCGGATCGCGACGTACGTTGAAGAAACATTCACCATAAAGAACTTGTGGTGGTGCGGCTCGCCTGCGTTCACCCCTCACTCGTCCTATCCTCACTTCAGGTGAATGCCCCGACATTCCCAAAGGCATCGACTTCGATCGCAAAACCACAAGGGCCGAGAGGACATGGCCAGCAGCATTGCTCACGCTGCCTCCCTTGGCGATCCCGGTTGCGGCTTTTCGGGAGCTGTGTTTTGCGGTGTCGAACAACACTCCTCGTAACAGAGCTTGTCACTCCTGTAGCTCGCCAAGGCCTGGAGGGAGCACTGCACGAGATCCCGTTTCGCTACATCCGAGGCAGGCGCTGCATCCAGCCATTTCAGCGCCACCTCGACCAATTCGATCGCGCGATCCCTGTTACCGGTCTCGTAGTAGTACTGAGCGACCGCCCCGTACGAGAGGAACTTCGCGCCCTCGCTGCCTTGGGGCGGATTCGCCGCCAGGATGTGTTCGGAGAGGTCCCTGCCCATGGCAAAGCGCTCGGCATGTGGGAAACCGGAGTAGTCTTTCGCGGGGTCGAAGAGTTGGCGGATGGCCACGCTCATCCAAACCACGGATTTCTTGTCGATCGCATCGCGAACCAATTGGCGCAATACCGCCAGGCCGGCCCGCATGTCGCGTATCTTGTGAAGCAACAATTCCGCATGAAGCCCACGGAAGGTGACATCGTCCGGCATCGCAGCGAGTGCCTCCTCAACCCCTGAAAGGGCTGCCGCCCAATCCTTACTATTCATGGCGGCTTCAAGTCTGGCAAAGATCGGCTCCACCAGCGCTCGCTTCTGCGATAGTTCGCGCTTTCTGCGTCGACCCGTGGTTATCCTCTCCGCATCCAGGGCTTTGGCTTCGTCGCTCACTGCCCAGGAGCCGTTCAGAACTTCGGGCAACGCGTTATCGAGTTGCGTCGGATGGCCGATAAAGGCGAAGCGGCCGTCACGATCGACCACGAATGACGAGGGAATCCCGACAGAAAAGCTGGGATCCATCCAAAGCTTGTTCATTTCGCCGGAGTAGTCGAATGCGATCGCGAAGTTCAGATTTGGCAAGCTCTTCGACAACCAAGCGTCCAAGCCGGCTCGCGCTTCATCTGCCGTCGAAGCTTGTTCGTGAGCCGCGATGCCCACCACCTCAACTCCGTTGCTCCTGTATTTGCTTTGCAGGATCACCAAATTCGACATCGAGGCGATACATGGTCCGCACCACGTCGCCCAAAACTCGATGATGTATACTTTCCCAGGTTCGAACGTTGTAACGGGATGGCCACGTAGCCAGTCCTCAACTTTGATGGAGGGAGCCGGCGAACCGACTCTCAGCACATTCTCCGCACCGACTTGACTTGCGCTCTCAGTCAGACTGGTCATTGCTCAAATTCGCTTTACCTGGCTCTGCGGAGAACAATAGCAAGTCGCATGCCAGCCATCGCTCATTGGTATTACGCATTTTGCGTATCATTCCTGTCGACCTTGCGACGCTTGTCGCATATCCGACCAGCTGTTTGGAGCTTCTTAGGCAATCAGTCGGCCGGACGTTCTTAACGCGCCTGTAGACCGACGAGGCGGGAAGTCATGCAGAAGGCCGAGTTCACCACTCCACATCTTGATCGGTTTCCAGGATAACCATTTCGGCGCTCGGGATCGCGACGTGAACTGACCTGCTTTGGCCCGTCGACTTGCGCTTGACGGCGATCTCAGATTTCCATTTCAACTCTTTGAGCCAAGGGGCGATGAACCAGACCAGGGCGACCAGCTGCAGCACAACATTGATACTGAACGCCGTCTGATACGCGATTGAGGGGTAGTGTCCGTCCTTTGCCGGCCATTGCTCGAGAATTAACCCCGTCCCGTACTGGACGAGGAAAGCCCACCCGAAATGCAGAACGTTGAGCACGCCGTTTGCGCGCGCGATCAATTGAGCTGGAAAGTAATCTCCGATGATCGCGTAGCTGAGGACGATTGCTGATCCGACCATCGCCACAATGATCCACGACGGTAGCGACAGGAATGGCGGATGCAATATCAGCGCGAGTTCGGCTGCAATGAACACAGCAGCTATGATTGCGAGCAACGTTTCAATGTCCTTGCCATGCCGGCGCAGCGAATCGGCGACCACGCCGAGCAGCAATGCGCCAATGCTTAGGGCTATCGCCATGACGAGCAATTGTGTGACAAGGCTTTTTCGGTCCAACCCTTCCACATCGCTCAGCCAGGACGCTGCCCACAAGGACTGCAGGGCCCACGCGGACCCGATACATGTTGAAGAAATCGGCGCAATTCTCCAAAACCGTCCATCCGTATAGACGGTCTTCAGGCTGACTGTCCCTGGAGGGCTCTTCGCAGTTGCCTCTCGCTCTGGAACCAAAAAATAGATCGAAGCGGCCGCGGAGGCACTGGATGCGGCAAGCACTTCAAATAGACCGCGCCAGCCTATCCAGTTAAGCAATGCCTCGGCTGGTGCGGTTGCCGTTACCGCGCCCAGAGCACCCAGCATGATCATACAGCCGTTGACGAGCGCCACGCGCTCTCTCGGAAACCAGAGCACGACTGTTTTCAGGCCAGACATGAGGGAAGCTGCGGTGCCAAATGCTATCATCGCGCGAGCAACCAGAAGCGAAAGAAATCCACTCGATAATCCGAAAAGCGCAGCGCCTGCGGCAGCCAGCAGCAAGAGCGCACCCTGGACTCGGCGCGGACCGAAGCGATCCAAGAGCATGCCCATCGGAATCTGGCTGCCGGTAACGACCAGAAAGTAGATCGAGCCCAACAGCCCCAAATCGGCCGTACCAAGCTCCAATTCAGAGGCGAGGCGGCCACAAATGAGCGTGTTGATCATCCGAAACAGGTAGGAAAGATAATATCCCGCGGCAAAGGGAAGGAACACGCAAGAGATGATCCGCCAGCTCCAACCCCGGTTGACCGGCTTCTCGCCTGATATCAGCCCAGCGGCATCGCTGCGCGTGTTGCTCGGAACGCGGCCACTGGCTTTAACACAAGGCGTTTGGCAGCTGTCGAAAGTTGATATTGCTGCCGCCCTCCTCGGCGACAGCACACGCTTCTGAGTTTTCACCTACGACGGCCACACAGTGCGGTTCTTCTTCAACTGGCGCTCGTGGAACGGCGCGTGACGCTCCGCCGCCCATTTCAGACCCGGATCGGCTGGAATTTCCCGAGCGATCAATTGCCTCCTGCAGCAAGGGCCGGCCAAACCGTACGCGACGATCGACCTGCTCGGCAAACGCCTTGAAGCGCTCGAACCCGAGTACGCACGCCTCGTCCTGCTTGGATGGCGGCATCGGCGGCGTCAGCGTGAGGTGGTATCGCGCATGGAGAGCCACTATTTCCGCGATCATCGCGATGTCCGTCCGCAGACTGAGCACCTGCTCATTCGTTCGCTCGATCGCCTCGTAAACAAGACCCTCTATAGGCGGCGCCGGATCCAGGAAGCGCTCAAGAGCCGCCTCGACGACGACGCTCTTGCCCATACCGGGACGGTCAGTCGCGGCTTGGAGTCGCTGGAAAATGCACTCAGAAAGTTGAATCGTTATCTTTCTGGTCTGCTGAGCTTCGCTTGGACTCGGCTGCGCGTCCACCTCAGCATCATTCCGACTTGAGGTCGGTTCTCCCCGGCGCTCGCCGCTAATCTGCATACTCCAGCTTCCTTCTCTCTGCGACTGCACACCGCCCGCGCTTGCACGCGCGTGGTCTGGATGTTCGGTCGAAACGGATGAATCGCCCTGCGATGACGCACGACAAAAGGGCCGAGACCGCATGCCGCTTCAACCGCGGGGACATTCTTGTCGCAGTCTGGCGTACCGAAAGAAAGAAACGGCGGACTCCTAAAGACCAGCGCCAGACGTCTCGTAGCCTCTTGCCCTCTAGACAGTCAGGTCGCCGACAGACGAGGGATTTCGCGGACGGTGCGTGCCCGCTTACTTGAAATCGACAAAGTTACCGATCCAAAAAAGAGGCGCAGGCGCAATCTAGATGGCGCCCTCGCGCCCCCGACGTCGCGAACGACCCCCGCGGACGCACCGGCGTTATTCCTGTGGGGGTGATGCGCCTCATAAGAAGCGCACCAGCTCATGCGCGCGACCAAATACACCTGCGCCTCACCGATTTTCGGCATGCATCACCAGCGTGCGATAGGACTTACAACCGTTCGCGTGCCGCGCGTCGAGCCCGGCCCACGGCCGTTGAAACGTATCTGCTGGCCCGGTGCGACCACTCACTTGTCAGGCGGCCTCAGGGGAACTGTCGGCCGCAGGCGGGTGGATCGCGCAACGGGTCTCCCTCGCTATGGCTGCAGACGTAGCGCTCGTTGTGCCCGCCCTCGCCAGCCAGGAGATTCATCGGTCCCCCCGCACTCCGGGCATCGCTTCTGGATCCGATGGAGGACTGACATGTGAATTGCCCCTGCCGACGGCGAGCTTACTTGCGCCAGATCGGCTGCTACAGGCTCGTCGCAGAACATTCTGCGAAAGGTCCACCCTGCTCGCCCGCCTTGACGTCGGAGCCGTCGATGTACTTAAGTGCAATCCTGGTAGCGTTGAGCGAGGGCACATCATGGATGGCGAGTTCTACAAGAGCTTTGCACAGCGGGCCCGCGATCTGGCCGATAAGGCCGACCCGTTCACGCGAAAGCGGCTTCTGGTGCTGGCCGAGAAATACGATGCTAAGCTGGGCAAACCTTCGCCGGCCAGCCGCAATCTTCAACGCACGCTGCCGATGCCCCGCACCGTGCCAGCCGTGAGCGCCATCTCCGATGTTGGCGAAGCTTGACGAAGAGCGCCGGCAGCGAGGTCGACTGCGACGCCTGCAGCGGCAGCAAGCATCACCCCTCCAAGGCGCTGGATTTTCCAGGGACGATACACGAACTACACCGGGAAAGGATGCGCACCCAAACCGGAGTGAGCATGCCGGATGTCACCCCTCGACCGCCCTCACCGCACTGCGGTCGCCGAGCAGCTTGCCGGTGGAGGCATTCACGAATTGGACCGAGGAGCATGCCGGACAAACGACCGGCAGATGAGTATCGGGACCGATCTGCTCCAGTCCTGTCAGCAGTTGCTGCACGTTCATGCCCGTGCGCGGGCACCTGAAAAGTACTGATTGCTCCATCCGGCCAGCATAGGCCTGGATACTGCGCCCTGAAACTGCGGTTGTTTACTGAGAGCGTGCCGGCGCCTTCCGGAGCACCGTGCGGCGGCAGTTATGAATGTTCATCGCGTCTGGAGGCTGGGTCCAGGACACAGTTTTTCGTATTCTTTGGCCCAGTTCTCAAGCCGCGGGGCCGGGTCCGGATCGTTGAGCGCAAGCGTGGGCACCTTCTCGGCGAGTAATCTGGTTTTATCGTCCTCCATGAAATTCCTAACCCGGATGGGCGCTCGTGTTGCGCAGGATGCTGGATGCCCTTGCATGGAGATCACCGTAGCTTGAGTGCGCGTTCACTTTCAGCCGCCAGCTTCCCCGGCGAGGATCGCCTGGACCTGATCCCACCGCCGTTGGGCGCCACTCGGAAAGACCTGCCATGACGAGCCGTCTCGAGCTGACGATGTGGCCTCCCGATATGAGCGGATCCTCATCGAGGCAACATCCAGATCTCGAGGCGGGGCGCTGCAAGGATGGGCGATGCGGCGGTCAGCGTAACAGTCGAACACCTGAAGCGAACTTGCCGCTGCAGTGACGAGGTGCGCTGTAGGCTGAAGGCCTCGGCGAGGCTCCGCAGCTGGGCATTTCTCCAATAGAGAATCGGTCTGGATCATGCCGAGCGGCCCGCATGGCCCTGCTGCAAACTAGCTCCTTCTCTTTGCAGATGTGACTCTCGGACGATTACCTGTATCTCCGGCCGTTCGGGTCGAAGCCGGGATGCACCAATCTCCGGCCCTGGCGGGGAGGACCATTAACTCTCAAGCGGCGTCAGAGCACGGCCCTCGCGGTGAAGGCCGGTAGTCGCCACGCTCCTGGGGGGAACAATCCGTTCATGGACGTGCGAAGAAGGTGTCCGGTCGATCAGGAGGCTGATCAGTTCAGGGCGACTGTAGTGACCGCTTGCATCCATCACTCTCTTGCGCCCGTCGATTTCGATGAAGTCGAGATCGGCAATCACCTCTCCTTCACCTTCCTTCAGGGGCTCGCCTATCAATTGACCATCGGGGGCAACGATAGCGGTGAAGCAACCGCCCGAAATCGGAGCGATAGCAGCGCCCGTGTCGTTGGCAATTTGGGCTTGTTGGTCGGCGTTGAGCCATGCGGTTGTGCTGACGACGAAGCAGGCCGATTCAAGGGCATGCTGTCGGGTGCTCACTTCCGTTTGCTGGGAGAAAAGAGGGCCGAAGATCGAGCCGGGGTACATCGCGGAGTGGATCTGCTCGCCATCGGCAATCAAGGCGTATCTTGCCAGTGGGAGATAATGTTCCCAGCACGCAAGCTGGCCGATCCGGCCGACGGCGCTGTCTACGGCGCGAAGGCCGGCACCGTCGCCTTGGCCCCAGACCATCCGCTCATGATAGGTGGGGGTGATCTTGCGGCGACGCTGGATCAGCGTGCCGTCCGCATCGAACAGGAGCTGAGTGTTATAGATCGATCCTCCGTCCCGCTCGTTGGCGCCGACGGAAACGACCATTTGGGCGTCCTTGGCGGCATCGCCGATCGCATGCGTCTCCGCAGAGGGTACCGTAAGGGATTGCTCAAGCAGCCTCTGATGCTCCTTGGCAAGCGTGAAGGGCGGCTGGACGAACGAGAAATACGGGTAGTACGGAATGATGGTCTCGGGAAACGTGGCGAAACGCACCCCCTTCTTGCCCAATTCGCGAATCTTTTTGGTGATCTTCTCGACTGTCCCCTCTCGGCTGTACAACACGGGGCTGATCTGTACGGCGGCTGCCTTGACGATGTTTCTCATTCTCTTCTTCTGCTCATTGTGAGTATCCGAGCGCTGCACTGGACTGGTGTAGAGGACGACGGATGACTCTCACGGGGGGCTCTTCGAGCACATCGGCAGGGCTTGTTGGACTCAGGGCTGTGTGCGTCTGCCATCGACAGCCACGTCGATGCCGGTGATGTAGGATGCGTCGCCGAAAGCGAGGAAGCTCACGCGCAGCGATCTTCCGTGGCTTGCCGAAGTGTTTCGCGGCTATCTGCTCCAGCAGGACCGTTCCGCGTTCTTGCACGCTGGCCTCGGAAATGCCGATCTTCCTAAACAGCGGGCTTTCGATGATGTCCGAGCTCTCGGCGTTTACCCGAACGCTTCGGCGGATCAGTTGGGCGCCAAGCGCTCGCGTCAAGTTGCACAGTGCGGCCTTGGATGCCGATACGGCCGATGTTCCCGCGATTCCGACCTGATCGGACAAAGAAGCCGTGAAGCCGATCGCGTTTCGGTTGCGCGCGAGAGGCAACGCGTTCTGAACATTGAAATAGGATCTAGGGAGATTGACGCTTAAGACGTCAAAGCTCTGCTGCATTGTTTCCGCGAGCGAGCCGAGTTTCGCGATTTCGGCATTGGCATCGAAATGGGCTATAACAGTTTCGCGCTTTCCTCCGAAGCGGGATAGCCGGCGCGAAAAGCGGCAATAGCCAAGCCTCGCTGTCCGGATAGCTGCGCAATGCCCTGCAGGACTTTGGCTCATGACGCGTTTTCCGCATCGCTTGGCTTATGCATTGAGGGATAAGGCTTTCTGCCTACTGTGTCGGTAGTCGCGTCGGCTACTGCCTTAGTCGACTCATGCGCCATCATGTAGTACGTGGTGAAGTGGCCGCTCTTGCTGGCGATCTTACCATTGTTGCGAGTGACGTTGCCCTTCTCACGTTTGGTAATCAGCTTCATCTTGCACCGCTTGGCGATCAGGGGCATCGGGACAAGCTTCCATCCCGTGGCCTTGCGCAACTCTGCTTGTGTAACGCCGTCTTGTCGTGAGGCGAGAGAGCGGATCAGATTGATCTTAGTATGAGGATGCTTGGCCATCGTCGCCATCCGGGGGAATTGGGCCTCATCCAACGGCTCCAAGCCAAATGTGCTTCTCGTGGCCCAGTTGTCCCTTCCATCGAAAGGGGACGATTTAGTTCCGTTACTTTGGAATTGTGGAAACATATTGCAGGCGGTCTCAGGCGTTGCCTGATCGCAATCTGACGTAAACGGATAACGTCGCACCAGTTTGCTGAAGTGTGGGGCAGTGCAAGTTCTCGCATTTTTCGACAGGATGTTCGCATAGTAAGACCGTACAACGTGGATTGCTAACACAGAGGACCTGCGATGCAATCCGCAAAAACTGGTAGGGCAACTATTCAGAAGACCTTCCGGAACTCTGGAGAGGCTTCCGCTTGCTCAAGCAAGCAGCGTTACTCCATTGAGCGGCAGCTCGGATGCAGGCCGGACCTCGTCTCAACTCGCTTCAGATTTCAGCATTCATGTCATGCGCTACCCTCAGATATCTGCCGTCGGTCCCGATCTAACGCGCTCGCTCCGTTCGATTTGGCTCTATCGTTGTTTGCGGCCGAAATGTACTCGGCGCGAGCACCCTCGCAAATTCCCTTGTAGTCCTGCATCGCCCGCCCGCTCGGCGGTTATTGAATTACTCTGGAATTGCGGCGTTCGAATCCAAGCTCACCTCTTTCAGAACGGTTGATCCGCTGGAAAGCCTTCGGCCGAGCGCTTCAACGAATCGATCATAACGTTCCGCGCCTTTGGCGCGAGCGGCTGGACTGGATTGTTCTGGTAATGCCGGCACCGATGTCAACCAGAAGCGAATGAACAGGGCGAGCGTCTCGAGCGTGATGCTGTCATTGCGCTCGAGACGCTCGAGCAGCCGTGCGATCCGATCCAGCCGCTTGGCAATAGCCGCCTCGCGTCGGTCGGAATCGTCAGGCGAAAGAAATGACGCGATCGCGGCCTCTGCGACCAGCGACTTGGGCTGGCCACGACGCTCCGCGAAGACATCAAGGGTTCTGAATGTCTGCGGATCAAGGTAGACACTGAGCTGAATCTTTTTCACCGATCTGGCCCACTCAGAGATCCATGCCATCGTCAGGGTCGAGGCTGGTCGCGCGCGCTAATCCCTGCATTGCGCGGCTTAGCGCTTGTGCCTGGACCGCATCTGCGTCGGGCTCATCGGGACCAGCATCGAACTCATGTTCCGCGAGCGGCGCCTTGATTTCGATCTCCTCGTGCTGCGGCAATTCTGGCTCGCGCCGCAGCCCCCCGTTCGGATCGCCACGCTTTCGCTGCCGAGGCGCAAGCAGTTCGATCGAGGGCGCAGGGGGTGGGTGCCCTGACCAGTCCTCATCCGGGCGCGAGGACAAGAGAATTGTTCCTGCTTTAGCGGGCTTGAAGATTCGCTTCTGAAATTGCGGGTCCTCGTAGTAACGAACCTTGGTGGCACGCAGCGGGTGGAGGCCCGACACCATCACAATCGCCTCTTTCGATGAGAGCTGCATGACTTCGCCAGGCGTCAGGAGCGGACGGGACGTCTCTTGGCGGCTCACCATCAAGTGTCCAAGCCAGGGGCTTAAGCGATGCCCGGCATAGTTTTTCATGGCGCGCAATTCGGTCGCGGTCCCCAGCGCATCCGAGACGCGCTTAGCGGTGCGCTCGTCATTTGTGGAGAAGGCTATCCGGATGTGACAATTGTCGAGGATCGCGTGGTTCGGCCCATAGGCGCGTTCTAACTGATTCAAGCTCTGAGTGATCAGGAAACTGCGAATGCCATAGCCCGCCATGAAGGCAAGCTGGCTCTCGAAAAAATCGAGGCGGCCCAGAGCTGCAAACTCGTCGAGCATCAGGAGGAGCTTTTGACGTCGCCGGTCGGGATCCAGGCTCTCGGTCAGGCGCCGTCCGATCTGATTGAGGATGAGCCGCATCAGGGGTTTTGTGCGGACAATGTCGGATGGCGGCACGACGAGGTAGAGTGAAACGGGCTGCGGTCTGTCGACGAGATCGCGAATGCGCCAATCGCTCCGCGCGGTGACCTTAGCGACGACCGGATCGCGATAAAGGCCCAAGAAGCTCATTGTGGTCGACAGCACGCCCGACCGCTCGTTCTCGCTCTTGTTGAGCAGCTCTCGCGCAGCTGAAGCGACGACGGGATGGACGCGATCACCAAGGTGAGGGGTCGCAAGCATCGCATTCAGGGTGGCCTCGATCGGGCGGCACGGGTCCGAAAGGAATCTGGCAACCCCGGCAAGTGTCTTGTCAGCTTCAGCGTAGAGGACATGCAGGATAGCGCCGACAAGCAGAGAATGGCTGGTTTTTTCCCAATGATTGCGGCGCTCGAGCGCCCCTTCGGGATCGACCAGGATATCCGCGACATTTTGCGCGTCTCGTACTTCGCAATCACCACGGCGAATCTCAAGAAGGGGATTGTAGGCGGCGCTTGCCGCGTTCGTCGGGTCGAACAAGATTACATCTCCAAAGCGCGCGCGCCATCCCGAGGTCAACTGGAAATTCTCGCCCTTGATATCGTGGACGATCACCGAACGCGGCCAGGTCAAAAGAGTTGGAACGACCAGGCCGACTCCCTTGCCCGAACGGGTAGGCGCAAAGCAGAGCACGTGCTCAGGCCCATCATGGCGAAGATATCGACCATCGAAACGCCCGAGCACAAGGCCATCGTTGCCTAGCAGCCCCGCCCGTTTGACCTCGCGCGTATCGGCCCAACGCGCTGATCCGTAAGTCGTGACATCGCGAGCCTCATGCGCGCGCAAGACCGAAAGCACCATTGCGGCGGCGACTGCCGCGATCCCACCGCTCCCGGCAATGGCCCCCCCCTGGAGGAATATCGTGGGCGCGTAAGCGTCGAATTCAAACCACCAGATGAAGAAGGCAAACGGCTGGTAGACGGGCCAGGTCCCTAACCTGAACCAGGCCGGTCCAAGCTGTGGCTGGAACGCAAGCTGACAAGCGGTCCATTCGGTCGCTGCCCACGCGAAGGTGAACGCGATTAGGCAAACCAGGATCACCTGATGCCAGATGATTTTTGTCGCAGACATGGCTTGCCGACATCGACACGATCGACCTGTTGGCTACAATCAGAGGCTTATGCTTTTCGTAGTCGCGCGCGCCCTAGCGAAGGGATCGGCGGGTCAGATCGGCAAGCCGCGTTTGGGCCGAGAAAGATCCCTCGCGTAGAACAGGCCGTCTCAAAGCACCGTCCCAACCAGCTTCGCGTGATAGGCGCTTGGGTGATGAGACAATCAACTCGTACCGTGCTGCCGCTCGGGGCGAACCGGCCGGCCTTCGCGAAGCGAGGCTCCGGGTTATAGATGCCCGGAAGGCTAGCTCGCGTCTGTCCTAAGCTCTCCGTCAAGCGCGCGCGATCAAGAGAGCCTGCGGCGTGCCACAACACGTTATTGATGAGGCGGGCGTTCCCGGATTAAATCGGCGGGAGGCGGGGTCGCGGAGTACAAGAATCATGCGGGGAGCGTCCCGGCAGGAGCTTATTCCCGACGGGACGACACTGCCGGGCCGACGGTCATCTAGATACTCCCGCACATCGTATCGAGCGAGTCCTCCTCCAGCCGGTCGCCTGTTGATGCCCTTGGCCAGCCAGATGCTTGGATGTTGTACGTCAGCTGTTGCGGTCTCTCTGGAAACCGGGACAGGCGAACTGGCGTTTGCCAAATCTTCATTGCGCGAATCGAGTTGCACTTCGGCTATCCGCTGTCAAAGCCGGCTTGCGGACCCGGAGCTGTCCGATTGCTCGCCGGCCTGCCTACGCGGATAACCTCGCGCGAATGCCTCCGGATCAAAATCGAGCAGGTTGAAATCGTTATTCGCCCGCTCGATGACACGCCCACAACTGGGTCCAGCAAACTGGACTCTGGTGGTCGGTGCGCGAAGCGCCGGATTCTTCTGCAGAGCATCTGACCATCGGCATCCGAGACCAGCACGCAAGGAAGTATCGTCACCGCCATCATGCCACAGCCAGACACCTTCCGATCAAAGATCGAAGGCCCCCATGCCGTTTCCACTACACGGGATGGCCATCTAGATTCGAAGGGTTCTGCTGTGCGATTTAGCCGTTGAGGGTCTCAGCGACCTAAGGGTGAACGGCGCATTTTTCCACACAGCTGCGTCCAGCCGATGATCGAGCGCCACCAAGGTCGAGCGAACCCGGAGGCGATGAAGAGATAGTTCCAGAACGGTGGACCCTCCATTCGCTATTCGCTGCTCACTATCGCTCCTCTCCCATTTTTCCGCCTCGACCAGTCCACGCGAGGCAATCAAGTCTTCCCTGCCCTGCAATTGGGCGCAGTGCAGCGCCAGGACCTCAGGTCAGAGCGACAGGCCGCGCTTGCGCCCGAAGTCCCAGTCGACGCTGCCTGGACCGGCGATGCCGCTGACCTGTTTTCCCAACTCCCGCTCGAGCGAAGGCGACCAGGGCACAAGCTGAAACCCGAGGCCGTTGTCGATCATCGCGAAGCGCCCCGAGGCCAGTGACAGGCGTCGACGATAAACCCCCGAAATCTGCTCACCTACATCAGATGACGAGTGCGGAAGCCCCGTTTCCTCCATGAGACGTCGTGTGACGACGTCGAGTTCGCGATCG
Coding sequences:
- a CDS encoding TlpA disulfide reductase family protein, coding for MTSLTESASQVGAENVLRVGSPAPSIKVEDWLRGHPVTTFEPGKVYIIEFWATWCGPCIASMSNLVILQSKYRSNGVEVVGIAAHEQASTADEARAGLDAWLSKSLPNLNFAIAFDYSGEMNKLWMDPSFSVGIPSSFVVDRDGRFAFIGHPTQLDNALPEVLNGSWAVSDEAKALDAERITTGRRRKRELSQKRALVEPIFARLEAAMNSKDWAAALSGVEEALAAMPDDVTFRGLHAELLLHKIRDMRAGLAVLRQLVRDAIDKKSVVWMSVAIRQLFDPAKDYSGFPHAERFAMGRDLSEHILAANPPQGSEGAKFLSYGAVAQYYYETGNRDRAIELVEVALKWLDAAPASDVAKRDLVQCSLQALASYRSDKLCYEECCSTPQNTAPEKPQPGSPREAA
- a CDS encoding MFS transporter, with amino-acid sequence MINTLICGRLASELELGTADLGLLGSIYFLVVTGSQIPMGMLLDRFGPRRVQGALLLLAAAGAALFGLSSGFLSLLVARAMIAFGTAASLMSGLKTVVLWFPRERVALVNGCMIMLGALGAVTATAPAEALLNWIGWRGLFEVLAASSASAAASIYFLVPEREATAKSPPGTVSLKTVYTDGRFWRIAPISSTCIGSAWALQSLWAASWLSDVEGLDRKSLVTQLLVMAIALSIGALLLGVVADSLRRHGKDIETLLAIIAAVFIAAELALILHPPFLSLPSWIIVAMVGSAIVLSYAIIGDYFPAQLIARANGVLNVLHFGWAFLVQYGTGLILEQWPAKDGHYPSIAYQTAFSINVVLQLVALVWFIAPWLKELKWKSEIAVKRKSTGQSRSVHVAIPSAEMVILETDQDVEW
- a CDS encoding nitrilase-related carbon-nitrogen hydrolase, translated to MRNIVKAAAVQISPVLYSREGTVEKITKKIRELGKKGVRFATFPETIIPYYPYFSFVQPPFTLAKEHQRLLEQSLTVPSAETHAIGDAAKDAQMVVSVGANERDGGSIYNTQLLFDADGTLIQRRRKITPTYHERMVWGQGDGAGLRAVDSAVGRIGQLACWEHYLPLARYALIADGEQIHSAMYPGSIFGPLFSQQTEVSTRQHALESACFVVSTTAWLNADQQAQIANDTGAAIAPISGGCFTAIVAPDGQLIGEPLKEGEGEVIADLDFIEIDGRKRVMDASGHYSRPELISLLIDRTPSSHVHERIVPPRSVATTGLHREGRALTPLES
- a CDS encoding SDR family oxidoreductase, which encodes MSQSPAGHCAAIRTARLGYCRFSRRLSRFGGKRETVIAHFDANAEIAKLGSLAETMQQSFDVLSVNLPRSYFNVQNALPLARNRNAIGFTASLSDQVGIAGTSAVSASKAALCNLTRALGAQLIRRSVRVNAESSDIIESPLFRKIGISEASVQERGTVLLEQIAAKHFGKPRKIAARELPRFRRRILHHRHRRGCRWQTHTALSPTSPADVLEEPPVRVIRRPLHQSSAALGYSQ
- a CDS encoding CopG family transcriptional regulator, with product MKKIQLSVYLDPQTFRTLDVFAERRGQPKSLVAEAAIASFLSPDDSDRREAAIAKRLDRIARLLERLERNDSITLETLALFIRFWLTSVPALPEQSSPAARAKGAERYDRFVEALGRRLSSGSTVLKEVSLDSNAAIPE
- a CDS encoding conjugal transfer protein TraG; protein product: MSATKIIWHQVILVCLIAFTFAWAATEWTACQLAFQPQLGPAWFRLGTWPVYQPFAFFIWWFEFDAYAPTIFLQGGAIAGSGGIAAVAAAMVLSVLRAHEARDVTTYGSARWADTREVKRAGLLGNDGLVLGRFDGRYLRHDGPEHVLCFAPTRSGKGVGLVVPTLLTWPRSVIVHDIKGENFQLTSGWRARFGDVILFDPTNAASAAYNPLLEIRRGDCEVRDAQNVADILVDPEGALERRNHWEKTSHSLLVGAILHVLYAEADKTLAGVARFLSDPCRPIEATLNAMLATPHLGDRVHPVVASAARELLNKSENERSGVLSTTMSFLGLYRDPVVAKVTARSDWRIRDLVDRPQPVSLYLVVPPSDIVRTKPLMRLILNQIGRRLTESLDPDRRRQKLLLMLDEFAALGRLDFFESQLAFMAGYGIRSFLITQSLNQLERAYGPNHAILDNCHIRIAFSTNDERTAKRVSDALGTATELRAMKNYAGHRLSPWLGHLMVSRQETSRPLLTPGEVMQLSSKEAIVMVSGLHPLRATKVRYYEDPQFQKRIFKPAKAGTILLSSRPDEDWSGHPPPAPSIELLAPRQRKRGDPNGGLRREPELPQHEEIEIKAPLAEHEFDAGPDEPDADAVQAQALSRAMQGLARATSLDPDDGMDL